CTTGAGTCAGCATTTTCAGATGCTTAGACACATTCGCCTGTCCCAAGCCTGTTTCTTCGATAATCTCTGTTACATTCTTAGCGCCTGTTTTCAGAGAACATACGATCTGAAGGCGACTCACTTCTGATAAAACTTTGAAGAAGTCTGCCATCAGGCTTAATGCTTGGGGAGTGAGTTTAGAAATACCGCACTCATTGACTAGGTTTGCATGGGCTAGGCTCCCATCTACTTGTTCTGGCGCTCTTTCTTGAACCGCAACAGGCTTTCTGGATGATTTTGTAGGCATGGGAGGCATTCCGCAACTTGCGATAGATCCATTTCTTATTACTATATTACCACACGGTAGTAGAACCTGCATAATTAACGGAGAGCGCACAGATGGCACTGTTGGACAGACTATCGGCATTATTGGGCGGCGGGCTGATTGGTCTTAGCGCGACGGTTTTGTTGTTGCTGAGTGGTCGCATTGCGGGCATTAGCGGCATGGTGAATGGGG
The Thermoleptolyngbya sichuanensis A183 DNA segment above includes these coding regions:
- a CDS encoding ArsR/SmtB family transcription factor; amino-acid sequence: MPTKSSRKPVAVQERAPEQVDGSLAHANLVNECGISKLTPQALSLMADFFKVLSEVSRLQIVCSLKTGAKNVTEIIEETGLGQANVSKHLKMLTQAGVVAREQRGVCVYYRIANPFLFELCDLVCDALTMQVEQQSQQLQQLSQLRQSR